One segment of Paenibacillus rhizovicinus DNA contains the following:
- a CDS encoding cation diffusion facilitator family transporter, with protein sequence MENRSSVIAMWVSLLSNVVLTGLKLIVGILYGSQVLIADGIHNAGDIIATATAYSSMRVSGKPPDEDHPYGHGKAEVLGAGIVAFILIIAALYMGYHAVLAFFHPPGKAHIIALAAAIVSLAVKQLLYMYTIRISNRVNSKALRATAYDHLADVYASLAASIGIGLAWIGERQGIDWLSYGDPAAGVIVSILVLRLGFDMARETVDVLMDKSLSPDKIEDILEHIREVSDVKRIDRLRAREHGHYVLVDARVAVLGTLTIQEGHDIIRKIKQKVQDAHPEVDEVLVHLNPWYENE encoded by the coding sequence TTGGAAAATCGATCGTCAGTCATTGCCATGTGGGTTTCTCTGCTCAGCAACGTGGTTCTTACGGGCCTCAAATTAATTGTAGGCATCTTGTATGGCAGCCAAGTATTGATCGCGGACGGGATTCATAACGCGGGCGACATCATCGCCACCGCCACCGCGTACAGCTCGATGAGGGTATCCGGCAAACCGCCGGATGAGGATCATCCTTACGGGCACGGCAAAGCCGAGGTGCTCGGAGCGGGCATCGTCGCGTTCATTCTTATCATCGCCGCGCTCTATATGGGCTATCACGCGGTGTTGGCGTTCTTCCATCCGCCGGGCAAAGCGCATATCATCGCGCTTGCCGCTGCTATCGTTTCGCTTGCGGTCAAGCAGCTGCTGTACATGTACACGATTCGCATTTCGAATCGCGTCAACAGCAAGGCATTGCGGGCTACGGCATACGATCATCTGGCTGATGTGTATGCTTCCTTGGCGGCTTCGATCGGGATCGGGCTCGCTTGGATCGGCGAACGGCAAGGCATCGACTGGCTCAGCTACGGCGATCCTGCCGCCGGGGTCATCGTATCTATTCTCGTGCTCAGGCTGGGCTTCGACATGGCGCGGGAAACCGTCGACGTGCTTATGGATAAGAGCCTGAGCCCCGACAAAATCGAAGATATACTGGAGCATATCCGCGAGGTGTCGGATGTGAAACGTATCGACAGGCTGCGGGCGCGCGAACACGGCCATTATGTATTGGTGGACGCGAGGGTGGCGGTGCTCGGCACGTTGACGATCCAGGAAGGCCACGACATTATTCGCAAAATCAAGCAAAAGGTGCAGGATGCCCATCCCGAAGTGGATGAAGTGCTCGTGCATTTGAACCCCTGGTACGAGAATGAGTGA